The following coding sequences lie in one Silvanigrella aquatica genomic window:
- the rarD gene encoding EamA family transporter RarD, producing the protein MKFPFHSQSSGTIFVVAALLTWGINPIYFKSVQNVSSGEILCHRIIWAVVFLLFFVFFKKEFNKILEIFYSPRKLLTLALTAVLISSNWITFIWAILNNHLMEASFGYFISPLFNILLGLIFLKEKLNTTQKVSLIITFAAIVNQFTQIHFTGLTPFVPIIIAGSFGFYTLLRKQINVESIHGFTVEALLLFPLAMSYIVYLAHKKEMIFGSSFEISTLLIFAGILTSIPTILYVAGSKLLTLSKVGFLQYICPTAQFIIAVFIFNEKINSHSLLTFGLIWTALILYISNCIWCLHKNRSIIRGRTYSKMKT; encoded by the coding sequence ATGAAGTTTCCATTTCATTCCCAATCCTCTGGTACTATTTTTGTAGTTGCAGCATTGTTAACTTGGGGTATTAATCCTATTTATTTTAAATCTGTGCAAAATGTTTCTTCGGGCGAAATTTTATGCCATCGTATTATCTGGGCGGTCGTTTTTTTATTATTTTTTGTTTTTTTTAAAAAAGAATTTAATAAAATCTTAGAAATTTTTTACTCCCCTCGTAAATTACTCACGTTAGCTCTGACAGCAGTGCTGATTTCATCAAACTGGATCACATTTATTTGGGCTATCTTAAATAATCATCTTATGGAAGCAAGCTTTGGCTATTTCATTTCACCTCTTTTTAATATTTTATTAGGTCTCATATTTTTGAAAGAGAAACTCAATACGACTCAAAAGGTTTCACTAATCATTACATTTGCTGCTATTGTAAATCAGTTTACACAAATTCATTTTACCGGTTTAACACCATTTGTGCCTATTATAATTGCAGGATCATTTGGATTCTATACATTGCTCCGCAAACAAATAAATGTAGAATCAATTCATGGATTTACTGTTGAAGCTCTCTTATTATTTCCACTGGCAATGAGCTACATTGTTTATTTAGCACATAAAAAAGAAATGATTTTTGGAAGCTCATTTGAAATAAGTACCTTACTTATATTTGCAGGAATATTAACTTCAATTCCCACAATTTTATACGTAGCAGGTTCTAAACTTCTCACTTTATCAAAGGTAGGATTCTTACAATATATCTGTCCTACTGCTCAATTTATTATTGCCGTATTTATTTTCAATGAGAAAATTAACTCTCATAGTTTATTAACATTTGGATTAATTTGGACAGCACTTATTTTATACATTTCTAATTGCATATGGTGTTTACATAAAAATAGATCTATTATAAGAGGAAGAACATATTCAAAGATGAAAACTTAA